In one window of Leifsonia sp. NPDC080035 DNA:
- a CDS encoding metal ABC transporter permease — MNDLWSQLFNFADYGELLALVRNSIFAGAVLGVVGGLIGVFVMQRDMAFAVHGISELSFAGAAVALLFGANVVAGSLVGSLIAAVLIGLLGARARDRNSIIAVLMPFGLGLGILALALYPGRSANKFGLLTGQIVSVDDPQLGSLIVIGALVLIGLLVMWRPLMFDSLDADVAASRGVPTRFVSLAFMVLLGLAVAVSVQIVGALLVLSLLVTPAAAAMRVSSSPLAVPLLSVGFALVSVVGGIMLALGSALPISPYVTTISFVIYVVCRVVGTRSSRRLVSQAG; from the coding sequence ATGAACGATCTCTGGTCCCAGCTCTTCAATTTCGCCGACTACGGCGAGCTGCTCGCCCTCGTGCGCAACTCGATCTTCGCCGGAGCCGTGCTCGGCGTCGTCGGCGGCCTGATCGGCGTCTTCGTCATGCAGCGCGACATGGCGTTCGCCGTGCACGGGATCAGCGAGCTCTCGTTCGCCGGTGCCGCGGTCGCGCTGCTGTTCGGCGCCAACGTCGTGGCCGGCTCCCTCGTCGGCTCCCTCATCGCCGCCGTGCTGATCGGGCTGCTCGGCGCCAGGGCGCGCGACCGCAACTCGATCATCGCCGTGCTGATGCCGTTCGGGCTCGGGCTCGGCATCCTGGCGCTCGCACTGTATCCCGGGCGAAGTGCGAACAAGTTCGGGCTCCTCACCGGCCAGATCGTGTCCGTCGACGACCCCCAGCTCGGCTCGCTCATCGTCATCGGCGCACTCGTGCTGATCGGGCTGCTCGTGATGTGGCGTCCCCTGATGTTCGACAGCCTGGATGCGGACGTCGCGGCGTCCCGCGGTGTCCCGACCCGTTTCGTCTCGCTGGCGTTCATGGTGCTGCTCGGCCTCGCCGTCGCGGTGTCCGTGCAGATCGTCGGCGCGCTGCTGGTGCTGTCGCTGCTTGTCACGCCGGCGGCCGCGGCGATGCGGGTTTCCTCGTCGCCGCTCGCCGTCCCGCTGCTCAGCGTCGGCTTCGCGCTCGTGTCCGTTGTGGGCGGCATCATGCTGGCGCTCGGAAGCGCGCTGCCGATCAGCCCGTACGTGACCACGATCTCCTTCGTCATCTACGTCGTCTGCCGCGTCGTCGGCACGCGCAGCTCACGGCGTCTCGTGAGCCAGGCGGGCTAG